Proteins from a genomic interval of Ralstonia wenshanensis:
- a CDS encoding SDR family NAD(P)-dependent oxidoreductase, protein MTQTHTPIAIVTGGSRGLGKNMVQKLAQRGTDVIFTYRSNRAEADALVAELTAQGRRAAALQLDAGKIATFPAFAEAVRGVLAQWKAERFDYLVNNAGVGVHAAVAETTEAQFDELMNVHFKGVFFLTQILLPLMADGGRIVNISSGLARFALPGYGAYAAMKGAVEVLTRYLAKELGPRGIAVNVVAPGAIETDFGGGAVRDNASLNAMVASNTALGRAGVPDDIGGVVASLLSPDNRWINAQRIEASGGMFL, encoded by the coding sequence ATGACGCAGACGCACACCCCCATCGCGATCGTCACCGGCGGCAGCCGCGGCCTTGGCAAGAACATGGTGCAGAAGCTCGCGCAGCGCGGTACCGACGTGATCTTCACCTACCGCAGCAACCGCGCTGAAGCCGATGCCCTTGTCGCTGAACTGACAGCCCAGGGCCGCCGTGCCGCCGCCTTGCAGCTAGACGCGGGCAAGATCGCCACGTTCCCCGCCTTTGCCGAGGCCGTGCGCGGCGTGCTGGCGCAGTGGAAGGCCGAGCGCTTCGATTACCTCGTCAACAACGCCGGCGTTGGCGTGCATGCCGCCGTGGCCGAAACCACCGAAGCCCAGTTCGACGAACTGATGAACGTGCATTTCAAGGGCGTGTTCTTCCTCACGCAGATCCTGCTGCCGCTCATGGCGGACGGCGGGCGCATCGTGAATATCTCGTCGGGGCTGGCGCGCTTTGCGCTGCCGGGCTACGGCGCGTATGCGGCAATGAAGGGCGCCGTGGAGGTGCTGACGCGCTATCTGGCGAAGGAACTTGGCCCGCGCGGCATTGCCGTGAACGTGGTGGCGCCGGGCGCTATTGAGACGGACTTTGGCGGCGGCGCCGTGCGCGACAACGCGAGCCTCAATGCGATGGTGGCATCCAATACAGCGCTGGGGCGCGCTGGTGTGCCGGACGATATTGGTGGCGTGGTGGCCTCGTTGTTGTCGCCGGACAACCGGTGGATCAATGCGCAGCGCATCGAGGCATCGGGCGGCATGTTCCTGTAA